The sequence GTCCCGCCGAGTGGGGCGCAGCGGCGGTGACGGGCGTGGTCATGTGGCGAACGGAGAACATCCTCCTGGCGCTGGTGGCCGGTGTCGCCGCCGTCGTCGCCTTCCGAGGTCTCTTTCCGCTCTGATCGGGACGGCCGAGTCCGGGTGATCGTGAGAACGACTATGTGACTGTTCGGCGTATGTCGATCTATCGACAATGTACGGATCCATCCTCCTTCCGGTCGACGACAGCGAAGGTGCTGCCGAGATCGTCGACCACGCCGGCGCAATCGCACGAGAGACCGGAGCGACCGTCCAGGTGCTGTTCGTCGCGGACACGACTCGGGACAGCGTCACCGTCGTCGACGGGGAGGTTCTCGACGGGCTGGTGCGAGAGGGAGAGCGCGTCGTCGCAAACGTGGCGAGCAGGCTCGAAACACTCGACGTGAACTACGACACCGACGTCGTTCAGGGCAGGCCGGCACCGACCATCGTCGAGTACGCCAGGGATTTCGACTACGACCTGATCGTCCTGCAGACCCACGGGCGAACGGGTCTCTCCCACCACCTGCTCGGTAGCGTCACGGAGAAGGTCGTTCGTCTCTCCGAAGTGCCCGTACTTACCGCTCGAATGCGCCCGGACGAGCGGCTGATATTCCCCTACGAGAACGTCCTCATTCCGACCGACGGGAGCGATGGCGCACGGGCGGCCGCCGAGCACGGACTCGACCTCGCCGAGACCCTCGACGCCTCGGTCCACGTGCTCTCGGTGGTCGACGACACGTGGGTGGGACCCGAAGCCCGGGCGACGCTCTCCGAGGACGCCCTGGAGCGACCGGCGAACGAAGCCATCGAGGACGTCGTGGAGGCAGCCGAGGGCTACGATATCCCCGCGGTCCAGACGTATCTCGAATACGGGTCGCCCGCGTCGGTGATCGCGGACGCCATCGAGTCGAACGACATCCACGCCGTGGTCATGGGAACCAGCGGTCGAAGCGGCATCGAGCGGGTCCTGCTGGGGAGCGTGGCCGAGAAGACGGTTCGAACCGCTCCGGTTCCGGTCGTCACGGTCGCTCCGTAGGTGATGAAGACGATTCCGCCAGTCACTCCTCGAAGAACTCGTACAGGCGGTCGTTCATCGCAGTCCGCGGGTCGATCGTGGCCACCAATCCGACGAGGAACAACTGTAGGAGCCACGTCGCCCCGTTCTGCCGGTAGAGAAACCGGATGATACCGAGGGTGTTCCCGAGGGTGTACCCCACGCGATTGGCGGTGAGAAGGGTTCTGTGGAGCGCTGGGGGACCCTCCACGATCCGTTTCGAGATCGCCACCCAGGCCTGCACGGCGATTCGTCGGAGACCGGTCAACTCTCGGACGCGGGGGTCCGCCGCATCCTGGAAGAGCGGTACGTGATCGAAGGCTCCGCTGTCGGAATCGTAGGTGACCAACAGGGAGGTTCGTGCCGTCGCTGGCCAGGTCTTCCGGGTCACCTCGGTCACGGGGTGGTATCGCTTCGTCCGGTACTCGGCCGCGTAATCGGCGGGAACGTCCGCGACCGCGACGGGAGGTTTCAGGTGAAAGTCGGGGAAGAGAAAATTCCCGAGGGAGAAATACGCTCGTTT is a genomic window of Halanaeroarchaeum sp. HSR-CO containing:
- a CDS encoding universal stress protein, giving the protein MYGSILLPVDDSEGAAEIVDHAGAIARETGATVQVLFVADTTRDSVTVVDGEVLDGLVREGERVVANVASRLETLDVNYDTDVVQGRPAPTIVEYARDFDYDLIVLQTHGRTGLSHHLLGSVTEKVVRLSEVPVLTARMRPDERLIFPYENVLIPTDGSDGARAAAEHGLDLAETLDASVHVLSVVDDTWVGPEARATLSEDALERPANEAIEDVVEAAEGYDIPAVQTYLEYGSPASVIADAIESNDIHAVVMGTSGRSGIERVLLGSVAEKTVRTAPVPVVTVAP